The nucleotide sequence tgaagaaaccattttcgcgTTTGACACTTTCCTGGACAAGCTTCTTACCAAATATGGAGGAACTGCCAGAAGCTGACTCCGCAGAGGACGCTCAGCTCGTTGTTTGCGAGTTACAAAGTGCCCTAGATTCCTTTCCGTCGTCCTTTGTCCTCGTCAAATTAAATTCTCTCCTTGAACGTTTTTCTAGATAAGAAAGTTTGAATCAGGGCATGCGGTCGCGTAACGGCCTCCTAAGTTTGCGTTCTTATGAACGAAATCCTTTAATCCTCCCGTACGAATGTTCACTCTCTCAGCTACTGGTATGGTGTTAAGGGGGTCGATGGTGTGCTGGCAATCAGATAATAGGAATAGTAGGTTACTGATACTCCGCAACGAAAGTTGTGAATTTGGAGGAAAATTTCCAGCAATCACACTATTCCGCCGTCAACGTCCAGAAGTCCACGAGTAAGCACAGACACAGCGATCGAGATTTCTACCAGGTTGGCTCAAGAAGGTCAGGATGCTCGTCGGCGATGGCGGCAACGGAAAGACCACCTTCGTCTAGCGTCACATGACCGACCAGTTCGCGAAAAGTACGTGGCCACACTTGAAGTCGAGGTGAACGCGGTGATTTTGCTCACCAATCGAGGCTTCATTCTCATCAACGTGTGGGACACCGTCAACTAGGAGAAATTCGGATGTCCGACCGCCTGCGCAACCCAGCAGACAACAACATCGCTCTTTGCCCCACTGCAAGAAGGCATGGCGCGGGAAACCCAGGCAGGGTCCCGCCGAGAAACCCGCCTTGGCAGCAGGTGAGACGCAAAAACAAGAAGCCTCATGAGACTGCAGCGAGTATTGGGGGAAGCGAAGACCACGTGAGCCGCACCGCGAAGCGCAGGAATCAGCGCTTAGACGCTATCCTCATCAAATGCAGCGATGGATCGTACTGGTACTGGTCAAAGCAGAGTCTACCCTTCAGGGGCTTAAGGATGGTGTGCAAGGCATGCGCAGGACAGCCAATGGGAGTCTGCACTCAAGATGCAGAAACCCTCAGACCCAGCCACGCAGAAACAGCCATCAAGTCCGCCTTCAGCGGCAAAGCCGAAGTGGCTATGCTGGAGGACACGGTGCAAGTGGAAATCCGCGACCTAGACGAGATGACCACCTGCGAGGAGTTGTTACAGGCAGTTTACGCTGAGGAGGAGTGCGACATCCCGCGGTCGCTGCGCCTAGGATGCGAAAGGCGTATGGCGGAACCCAAACGGCAACGGTCCACCTCAGACCTGAGCATGCGCAGCGGATCCTCGACAAGGGGAAAGTCAGGGTTGGATGGGTCGTCTGCCGCATACGACAGAAAATGGAGCCCAGGCGATGCTACAAATGTATGGGATTAGGCCACATGTCTGCCATATGCCCAGCGTCAGAGGCAACAGCCAAAAACACGCAGCAATCCTGCTTCAGATGTGGCAAGGATGGCCACAAGTATAAAACTTGTACCCAGAGCAAACCGAAATGCATCATCTGCACAAGAAGCGGCAAGTCTGGAGGAGAGGCCGAACACTCGACCCTAAGCAGGGCGTGCCCTGAGTACCGGAAAGCCATGCACGATACACAGAATGGTTAAGGTCATACAGCTCCACCTAAACCACTGCAGAGGGTATAGTCGAGTGCGCTCTGAAGTTATCTCGTTTTAAAGTCAGTGTAGCGACGGTCGTTACCTAAAAAGTGTACTGTGTATAGTGCGAGACACTCCGGGACTAGAGGTACGTACCAGGGCACTGTTCCGGCGGGGCCTGCGAACGTATCCCCAAGTCTTGGACTTTGTGGGCCAGGGGGGGATACTCTCCCGCGCCCATCGAGTGAGAGTCTTTCACCTCGAAAATCTCTCTCACGCTCACAGCATCCACAAGCTGCCACCCGCGCGTTTTTTCCCTCATCACTGCAAACAACAAAATTAGCTGTTTACAGTGTTGAACAAAGTGGGGGTAGGAGCTTAAGAGCGTGGATCCCCGCGCTTAACAGCACATAGTGTTGGAAAAGAACAGCAGACAACGCCTGTCTGGAGGAGAGATTCTGCAGCGCAAACGGAGCCTTGGCGAAGGATAAGCCAGCCGACTGTGGCTGGAGGATCTGCGGCTCAAATGGCCCCACCATCCACGCGCTCAACGCAGCAGAAAAGTGCCAAAGCTCCCAGGAGCACCCGAAAGAACCCGCCAAAAGGGCCACAAGAAAGAGATGCGATGCACGCTGGCGCCAGTAAGACTGTGAGCCGCGCAATTCCGGTCGCTGAGTGGGAGGTGGTCAAGAAAAAGCCTAGGGCCACGCGTCGCGCCAGACCCGACGCCGTCGTTGTCCAGGCGAGCGGGAAATCGTACAGCGAGGTGTTAGCCATGGTGACTCGAAGGGAAGATAAACAGCTGTCGGACTTGGGAAGCTGTGTATCCAAGGTACGCCGCACCATTAACGGCAACTTACTGCTCGAGGTGGCCAAAGGCAGCGCAGAAAGTGCAGAAGCCATGAAGGAGAGCATTGCGAGGGTGTTAGACGACGCAGCGTCAGTGCGAGCCATGTCGGACGAGACTAAACTGCTTGTTCGTAACCAAGGTGACTCGGATCGATCTAGCATGGTTACGAACACGGGTAAAACGCACGCAATCTCCAACACGACGGAGTTGCAAGTTGTCAGCGAGCCGAACATACGACCAATGCAACTTATACGGAACAGCGACCAGGCGCACAGTAGCAGCACAATATAGTGCCGACGCTGCAAGTATGGGACAGCCGGTCACGACTCAGTGGGTCAGCAGTCACGAGCAGCATACTACTGTCATTGCAGCGTAGACGACAAAAATGTAGGTGAACCCCAATATGAGGCATAACGTATCAGATAATATAGGCACCCAAGTTCCGGGTCATAATAGTATTTAAGCTCTGATCAACAGCTCAATAAAGTCAGTTACAAATCTAAGCACTCACAAGTCTTATTACTTCTATCACGTAAAGACTCTTGTCAACTCACCCTAACACAGCTCAtcgatcgcctgtggtccggcaccatACTACCCTAGCTATATGTGTCGCGACGCGAATCGTCCTGTGCTCTCTAGTGTCCCCGTGCTAGCGACAGGTGTGTCATTATCCTCCTTGTCCCGCGGCGTGACCTCAACACACTGTTGATCCCCGGTTACACGAGTATCCGATACCTCACTCACACAGTCcatatcgcctgtggtccggcaccgtgATACCCATAGTCACCCGTGTCGCGACGCGATCCGACTGCAATAaacagcgtccccgtgccagcgacgaGCGTCTATACCCCTCCTCGTCACGCGGAGAGACCCGACCTTGTCCATCTAACTTAAGCAagaacattggtgaccccgacgtgatcctttaccaacaaaggatcacacttcAGCATCCGCCTTCCACATAGGCAACACACACGCCGGTTTGCTCAGGTAAGACGTTCTTACACAAACACCTGTGAAGCCTAGCTTAAGAACCGCAGTCAGCAAAGACTTACTGAACACCTGCACTATGTCGACCTCATTCATTGAGCAGACAAACCAAAccagaatcgatttacacaatcgattgtTAGACgaccaaaacgagctgcaaggaaaaatacaacagcttattaagaattatggcaaggattctgccgacagACACCTCCGAGAAGGCTATTATGCCGGTAGATTAGAACAACTAAAGGAGCTCTGCCAACAATTTTGTGATCTGGATGAAGaggtccagcaagcggcactacccacGGAAAGTGAATACTCCTCACGACTAACAGTACTTAAGGATATCAAAGGGTCTTCCTGGACAACTTACCTACTGGAAGCGATCCACcaaaggcccccagacgaacctcagccaacatcaagatcacaacaggaGAGCAAGTAAAGGGAAGCTCCACAATTGACACGGTAATTCGACAgctgcagagaagatgcaacgaattggaatcatcattaacattagcctcaaacgctccaaccgtcaccccagccctacaaagtcacctggatctccattgggcattactgaggcaagcccacgatgaattggatagcacacctggggccgcagctcgggcagaagcagagctagcccaattccacacgttatatgaggaatacgaaatgaacctgcttcgagaaaaagatgcgccaatgagcctaaacttggcattgccgccaattagcattccggaattcaatggcgagtatctagactggccacggttccatgaccTTTTTGTAGAGTTAGTACacaataaaccatattcggccagccaaaaactacatattctacaaagctcgcttcgtggtgaagcgaggaacgtcttgacagacacagctttctcacagggtggctatgacgacacctggttgcgcttataggccaggtaccagaacggaaagatactagtattcgccgccatagcaaaaatcgTTGATTATAAACCTATAGATGGCTCTTCACGCCAACtcagggccttacatgacacgaTCAAGAATTCAATGAGTACTTTAAAAAACCTGGAAATTTGCACAAAGAGCTAGGATCCAATTATAGGGTTCTTAGTGCGGCGGAAACTGTTGCTGGAAAGTGTTTTAGCCTTTTTAGAACGGCGATCCGGCATGTTGGAAACACTGGACGCTCAACCCAAAACATTGGTATCACGAGATAACATTCGTAAAATTTGCAACATAGCCACACACCGGCCATTATCCTGCAACATGTTTCAAAGAATGAATCCGGAAGAACGTCGGCGGGCAATGACGAAGATTGCAGGCTGTGCCAATTGTCTGTCAAACTACCATGAGACAAACAGCTTCCCGTCGCCAATGACCTGTCGTTTTTGCCGTCAACGGCATCATTCCATGTTGCACAAGCATCCAGAATCTACGGCGCCGGTTGTTGCCATTGCTACCAGAGATCAACCATTGCAAGCGATGGATGCTTCAGGTCCAAATCTGCAGACCCCAATGATCAACAAGGTGTCTGCGTTGACCCTCGGCCAACCGCCAAACACGTACGTATTACTCCCCACAGCCATTGTGGCAATACAAGGACAAACCGCAAGGCGAGAAAATTGTCGCGCACTCATCGACCTTGGCTCTCAGCTAAATCTCATGTCCAGAAGGATGGCGGACCAACTTGCTCTCCCCACCTTCAGCACATCACAAGGTATCCTAGGAATTGGAGAAACGGCGCAAGGATCTTCGTCATCGGCACGTGTGCGACTGTCATCGTTAAGGTCGAACTTTCAGAAGGAGATTGTTGTGTTTATCTTACCACAACTGACGAAAAACCAACCGTCGGAATCTATAGACGAAGGACTTAGTATTTCGAGCACGGTAGTGTTGGCGGACCCCGAATTCGGCCAACCCGGAAGCATAGATTTGCTTCTGGGAGCCGAGGTGTATTCTCTATTGATAAGACCCGGACTTATCGAGTTGGGGGATGATAAGCCAACTCTACAAGAAACCACTCTTGGGTGGATTGTGTTCGGCGCAGTGAGGCGACGAGTGCCAGCAGCCATGGCAGGAAATGTCATGACAATAACACAGGAGGATCCATTACCAGCTCTGGAAAAATTTTGGAAGCTAGATACGTTTAACACTGAGGTACCAGCAATGACAGTCCAAGAGAGGCTTTGTgaagaacattttttatcAAACGTTCAAATCTGCCCGGATCAACGACTAATGGTAAGATTGCCGTTCGCAGAAAATCCAAGGGAACTAGGAAAAACATTAGCTTTGGCTCAACGGACATTTTCCAGCACAGACTGTCGGTTAGAACGGGATCCAGCAATGCTAGAAGGATACGTGAGTTTTGTGGATGAGTATGAACGTTTGAATCACATGACGGAGGTACAGCTTTCCAGTGTACCAAGGAATCATTATTTCATTCCCCACCATTATGCCCTAAAACCAGACAGCACAAAATTAAGAGTGGTCTTTGACGCTTCGGCTCCTAGCTCAACATCCTAAGGGTCGGGCCGACAGTTTAGAGTGATTTACTATCAATATTGTTACGGTTCCGGAGTCACCGATTAGTGTTCACAGCAGACGtagagaaaatgtatcgacaaaTCTGGGTTCATCCTCAAGACAAGGGCTATCAACTCATAGTATGGCGACGAAACCCACTAGAGAAAATGCGTTACTTTCATTTGAATACGGTGACCTACGGGACTGCATGTGCACCTTACTTAGcaacaaaatgtttacaaCATCTGGCACAGAGAGCGCCGACAAGCCAGCAGCTAGGCGCGGACGCCATTCAGCAAAACTTCTATGTCGACAATTGCTTATCGGGAGCCGACACGCTGGAGGAGGCAATACGGCAACGAGATCAGATTTGTGCAATTCTAGGGTCGGCAAAACTAAGATTGAGAAAGTGGTGCGCAAATCACCCAGAGTTACTTAAGGATATTCCAAGGGACGACCAGGCGTTGGACCTCGATTTCAGCAAATTTTCGGatgcaacaataaaaacactAGGGATAGTGTGGAATCCTAAGGAAGATAAACTCCAAGGACGCGCGACGCCATACGAACAAGGGACGGTCACAAAACGAGTTCTGTGCTCTGAACTAGCCAAAATATTTGATCCACTAGGGTTACTATGCCCCATAACGACagcagcaaaaatatttatgcagcAACTATGGCAAAAATCGTTAGACTGGGATACTGAATTGGACAAGGAAGATACAACCCATTGGCAGGCGTTTCGAAATGATAGTCAGGTATTGGCTACCATTGAGCTCGCCAGGCATCCGCTTCCACAGGCAGACCCAGCAGCCATTCAACTGCATATATTTTCTGATGCTTCAGAAGTCGTTTATGGGACGGCTGCTTATCTTCGTACGATCACATCCGCCGGTCCAATAGTAAGTAAGCTGCTATGCGCGAAGTCACGAGTTGCGCCCCTAGCAAAACAAACATTGACTAGACTAGAATTATGTGCAGCGGTCCTAGGAGCTGAGCTAGCAGAAAGAATCAAAAAAGATCTACGGATAGGGATCGATGAAGTCCAATATTGGAGGGATTCTACAATAGTGTTAGCATGGATAAACGCAACAGCATCATCATTTCATACGTTCGTAGATTCATGAAATATCAAATCCGGAGCAATGGGTGCATGTGGCATCAGAAGACAACCCAGCAGACCTTGCGTCGAGAGGATGTTCAGCAACACAGCTTAAACATAAGGAGTTGTGGTTTAATGGTCCGCCATTTCTAACAACTAACCAAGAAACCTGGAAACAACAGACTAAGCAGACGCTGAACACGAAGGACCCAAAACAACGGACTATAACCAATCACGTCCTGAGTCTAATCAAAATCGATGATTGGAACACGGAAATCAGTCACCACGGGTCATTTGACACGCTGGTAGGAATAATAGCCTGGATATTGCGGTTTGGAAACAATTGTCGACCAGGCAATCAGAGAGAAACAGGACCAATAACTCCGGAACAACGAGCAAGGGCATTACAACGAATAATGCGACAGATACAAGGAATAGCATTCGAGCCTACCATAACGCAGTTGCAGAAGAACGGTTGTGTGGCAGTATCAGATCCTTATCGGTCATTAGACCCGTTTCTGGACAATTGCAAGGTACTGCGAGTAGGAGGACGACTCCAGAATTCAAGTCTAGCATTCGATGAAAAACATCCTGTTGCTGCCAGCAGGTCATGAAATAACTCGGCTCATATTTGAGAACAAGCATCGGCAGCTTAAGCATTGTGGCCGCAGGAACTGTTGGCAAACACGCGACAACAATTTTGGACGATCAAGGGAAAACAACATGCATTGACGACAGTACGACGCTGCATCACCTGCTGCCGAGCTCGACCAAGGTTGTTAAATCAGGTCATCAGTCCGCTACCAACCGATCGGGTACAAATTGCAAGACCGTTTAATATTAGTGGGGTGGATTACTGCGGACCATTTTTTGTGCATTACAAAATCCGAGGAAAGAAACCCCATAAGGTCTATTTAGCCATTTTCTGTTGTTTCACCACCAAGGCAGTACATTTAGAAGTGGTGTCAGATCTAACCACTCAAGCATTCTTGGCAGAACTTAAAAGATTTAATGGAAGGAGAGGAGTCGCAAGGAGCATCTATTGTGACAACGCCATGAATTTTGTCGGGGCGAAGAACGAGTTACGAGAGTTAAAAACCACGATATACTCGGATGAGGCTTGAGAGACAATTACTAAAACATGCTCGCATTTAGGAACAGAATTCTATTTTATTCCACCGCGGGTACCTCATTTCGGAGGACTGTGGGAGGCGGCAGTAAAATCAGCAAAACATTTGTTGATCCGCACGGTGTCAACGGCAGATTTGACATATGAGGAATTAGAAACAGTGATTATCGACATAGAGGCAATACTAAACTCACGGCCTCTTACTCCCATTTCTTCCAGCCCACGCGACCTGTCTGCATTGACTCCAGGGCACTTATTGATCGGAGGACCAATAACCGCATCTCCCGACATTCATAACAAGGAGGTACGATCGGGTCTAGTGACAAGATGGAAACAAATAGACAAGGTCAGACAGGACTTCTGGAAAAGATGGAGCCACGAGTACATGCAGGAACTACAAAACCGATCAAAGTGGACAAGAAAGCACAAGACGGTTGTCGTAGGAGACCTAGTGGTGATAAAGGAAGACAACATTCCACCATTACAGTGGCCACTTGGGAGAATAGTGACGGTACACGCAGGAAAGGACGGTGCAATCCGAGTCGTCAGCATCCGGACATCAGCAGGAGAATGCACGAGAGCGATTCATCGGCTGGCTGTGCTACCACTAGACAATCAAAGGGCACCCAAAGAAGTGACAAAGGGTGCCAGAAGATCCCCAAGGCTATGTTCCAATTCATAGTGCTGCTGGCCATTGCCAACGCCACTCAAGCCGTCCCAATCATGGCTGAACTTCCCGTAAAGGTAGGTCCATTACCTAACAATACGGGAACATATGTAGAATTAAGGAATAGAATAGCTCTGATGTCCGCAGAATGGACGATCATGTCATATTTTGATCTACGGCTGTTAGCGCAGGATATCACTGcgtttaagaaaaatattgaaGAATTATCAACCTGGTGCCTACGAGGCGGGTCATGTCCAACAATAATACAGGTGCTCGAACAAGAGGCCAGCGAACTATACGATGGTCAACAGCTATTCAATCATCATCGACAACGGAGAGGAGCCATGAATCTGGTAGGAAATCTCGCCAACGGGCTATTTGGAGTTTTAGACTCTCAGTATGCGCAGAATATGGAAGAGGTCATCCGAAGAATCCAAGCTAAGGAATTGCACATTACGCATTTACTCAAGAATCAGATGTCTATCTTAGACAGCACAATAAACGTGATGAGAACGAGTAATGATGAAATGGAACGCGGGGTAAGACACATGGAAACACACGTCACAGACCTCGAAAATACCATACGAACTGGGAACATAGCGCAGGTGTCATCAGAACTAGCATTAATAGCAGCGCATATCAAGAGGACCCAGACGGCAGTCATCAAAAAGGGGCATAGTCAGCCCAGCATTAATATCCGTAAGTCAGCTGCAAAGGGAgcttataaacatacaggcCCATCTCCCGAAAGGGAGGCGACTACCTGTTACACACGAGACTATGCATGGTATCTATCAAATTATGGTATCAGAAGTCCAGGAATTGGACAACACCCTCATATTCCATACTAAAATACAATTAGTGGACGAAGAGGAGTACGACATGTATCAATTGACGCCAATTCCAGTAGCCACCCAAGATCATATAACCGCGCACCAACAGTTCCAATGCGCCCTAGCAGCCGTTCAATCTGAACAAAAATTCAGCTGCAAACCCGAAAGGATTAACACGACAAGCATAT is from Drosophila suzukii chromosome 3, CBGP_Dsuzu_IsoJpt1.0, whole genome shotgun sequence and encodes:
- the LOC139352771 gene encoding uncharacterized protein, coding for MNPEERRRAMTKIAGCANCLSNYHETNSFPSPMTCRFCRQRHHSMLHKHPESTAPVVAIATRDQPLQAMDASGPNLQTPMINKVSALTLGQPPNTYVLLPTAIVAIQGQTARRENCRALIDLGSQLNLMSRRMADQLALPTFSTSQGILGIGETAQGSSSSARVRLSSLRSNFQKEIVVFILPQLTKNQPSESIDEGLSISSTVVLADPEFGQPGSIDLLLGAEVYSLLIRPGLIELGDDKPTLQETTLGWIVFGAVRRRVPAAMAGNVMTITQEDPLPALEKFWKLDTFNTEVPAMTVQERLCEEHFLSNVQICPDQRLMVRLPFAENPRELGKTLALAQRTFSSTDCRLERDPAMLEGYVSFVDEYERLNHMTEVQLSSVPRNHYFIPHHYALKPDSTKLRVVFDASAPSSTS